The Pseudoalteromonas sp. GCY genome includes the window TTTGACCGTGGCCAGCACTTCACCTTGAGTCACGCTATCGCCCGCTTTAACTTGTAAAGAGACATAACCCTGCTCCGGACTGTAAATTTGTGGTGCATTTGCAGCAACGACAAAACCTGTGGCGGCAATATCACGGGTAAACTCGCCGGAAGTCACGGCTGCAATTTGTACTCTATCTTTGGCCACGGAGCTACTAGCATTGGGTCCACCAAACACGACCTGTGCGGTAAGCACTGCAATAATTACAGCACCCGCTATTACAAGACCAAGCTTCTTTTTGGATTTACCAGTTTGGAGCACCTCGTCTTGTCCGCTTGTGTCTTTAATCATAATGATTCTCCTCGAATTAACGAGTCAAATACCGCCACGACCGTTGCTACAGCCAACATCATCAAGGGTGAAATTAAAAAAGCAGTACTTAACCACATAACGTATCTTCTTTATTAGTTTGTATGCAGTAATAGAGGCGAACTTTGTGCCAAAACTTAAGATGTTGATTATATTGAATTATTAGATTTTAAAAGAGGAGAAAATGTGTCCGCGGACGGAAAAAGTGTCCGCATCGGACACTCTACACCTAAAGTTATAGCGCTATAGGTGTTAGTCGTCACATTTCTGCATCTTAATATATCGACTGAAGAGATAACTTGAGGATTGGATAGATAACGAGCTAACTGATTTCTTTAAGCTCAGATTTAATAGCTGGAGAGTGCATTAAACAGAATGGAACTCAAATAAGTGGCAAATTTATAGTCGCTCTGGTGCCTTTACCGATCGTAGATTTTAAGGTCAGTTCACCCCCGTGAGATTTAATGATATTAGATGCGATAGTTAACCCAAGTCCCACGTGTTTTTCTGAGGCTTTAGTGGTATAAAACGGATCAAATACTCGATGTAGCAGCTTATCCGCAATCCCTTCACCACAATCGAAGATATCGATAGAGAGCGTTTTACTCTCAACTTTCGTGGTGATTTTAATGGCCTTTCGCATTCTACCCGTACTTTCCAAGGCGTTCTTTATGAGGCAGTAGATACTGTGTTCTAGGAGTGCTGGGGCACAGTGCAATTCAAACCGTTCTCCCTTTTCAAATTCAATCAGGCTCAAGTTTGTCCCATCCAACTCCAAATTAATCATCACAGAATCCATAATTTGAGAATAGAACTCTACTTGCTGAAACTGGGTTTGATTGCTCTCAAAAAACACGCTTAGCTCTTTAACAATCAGTTGAATTCTGTCAAGTCCCGAGTGCATTTCTGCCATCACATCATCACTTTCACTCAAAGCCCAGTTTAGCTGATACTCTTGTTCCAATTCAGTCAGCGATTTTGCACATTCAGGAGAGAGTTGCGAATTATTTGCCAAAAATTGCCAAGCTCGATACAACTTAACCAACGAACTTTGTACAAACTCTAAGTTACTTTTTAAATACGCAAGCGGATTGTTAATTTCATGGGCTACACCCGCAGCAAACTGTCCTACCGACGCGAGTTTTTCTGATTGGATCAAGGCTTGCTGCTGCTCAGCAATACGGTTATACGCCTCTCTTAAGGCTTCATTTGACGATTCAAGTTCATGCGTGCGCTGCTTGACCTTTTCTTCCAACCCTTCGTTAAGTTTGGTTAGTTCGTCGGTCAACAACTCAAGTCGATTTAAATCTCGGTAAGAGCGCAGCGAGCTAGTCAACGTAGTGAATAGACGAGATTTGGTGAGGTCAGTTTTATTTTTATAGTCGTTGATATCATACCGCAGCATGACTTCATGTTCAGGCACACTGCCGGGCTGACCGGTACGAAGTACTATTCTCACGTTATGATAGCCAAGTTCTTCACGTACGTATTGAGCACATTCTAAACCCGCTTCTTCACTTTCCATGATGACGTCAAGCAAGATCAATGCAACATCATCTCGATTGCTTAAAATATCAATCGCTTCTTTTTTGCTATAGGCATGAAGCAGCTCGAGCGGTTTTAATTCAAACCGATAAGCCGTTAACACAAGTTTAGTCACATCATGCACTTCAGGTTCATCATCAACAATCAACACCACCCAAGGAGATGTAGACTCATCTAAGTTTTGTTCATCAGGATCTGAAACGTTTAAGAAAGATAATGGCTGTTGCTGATTCATTAAAATGACACCCTTACTCCTATTTCTTAAGGATGGTACAAATCTGCAGGTTTACCAAATTATTCGAGCCAAAAAATCGTATAAATTTAGCACTATGGTAGGAAGAAATACTGAGTGACTATAGAGCAGAATGTGTACTGTTAAAAATCTGCTCTTTGCGGTACATCAGGTTTAAATATGCTTATGCGCTTAGCGCATCCTTATAGTGTTTTCTACAAAGAGAAACATACCTATCGTTACCACCAATCACAACTTGATCGCCATCCGCAATAGCCTTGCCGTGCTCATCGGTGCGAAGCACTCGATTCGCTTTGCGACCGCAATGACAGATGGTTTTTAACTCAATCAATTTATCGGCCCATGCCAGCAAATATTGCGAGCCTTCAAACAGTTCACCACGAAAATCGGTTCTAAGACCATAGCATAATACCGGGATCCGCAGCTCATCTACGATATCCGTCAGCTCTGCAACTTGGGATTTTGTTAGAAACTGACACTCATCTACTAATACGCAGTCAATTTTACTTTCGCTATGAGCAGACATCAGCAGTGCTTTAACATCTGTTTGGCTTTCAAAAACTTGCGCCTCAGCTTCTAAGCCGATACGCGACGCTACTTTGCCCACACCAGCACGGTTATCAATTGCAGCAGTGATAATAAACGGGCGCATGCCTCGCTCTCGGTAGTTAAATGCCGACTGCAATAGAGTCGTAGATTTACCGGCATTCATTGCCGAATAGTAAAAATAAAGCTGGGCCATAATAGATATTTCGAAATAAAAATTCGCGCTAGTTTACTGGCTAACGATTAAAAGATCTATTGCTTATCCATTTGGGTGGGTTGTGAACGCAAATACTCACTATATAAAGTATCGAGGTTAATAAGCTGACTTGCACGCCACACTTTCCAGCTTAATTCAGGGTGCAGCTGATAAAACTGCTCAGAAAATGCCATAAAACCAAACGACGTTTCTAAAGGTGGAAAAACCGCTTCTAAGTGGTTAAAGGGGGACGATAATGTGATTGGCATATTACCGATTTGGCAAAGGCCAATGGTCGCATCAAGTAACTCATTTTCAACCAGTGCAATAGCATGCTCCAACGAGTCGGTTTCGAATATGGAAAAATGCCGGGGCATACTTTCTCTAATAGCATAGCCACGAGGAATAGCGAGTTCTATTTCTTTGCTCAGATTTAATGTTGCTTTATTAGTTTTGCTTTTGAGTAAACAAGTGCTGATCCGATTAATTGCATATTGCTGTGCAATAGTGCCATCAGGATTTTTTGGATACGCCATTTGCCCTTCTCTAGACGCTCGGTGGCTTGCCACCACAGCATCAACTTTGCCATTTTCCAGCTCATGCAAACAACGGCTCCATGGCTTTCGAGTGTAGGTGAAGCTCACCTCTTTTACGTGCTCGTCAAGCTGTTGTACAATCTGGATGGTGACGCCTGGATTTGCCGATGGCACAGCTTGTCCTGCACCATGGATAAAGGGTGGAGCATGTTTATCTTCATAACAAAAGCGAATCTCTGTTGCCATACTGGCCCACGAAGTAAAAACGCAAAAAGCAATAAATAGCAGTCTCAACATTCACTCCAAACATATGGTCAATCGAAATAACAACGATTAACCACTAGTATACTCTATTTTTTGAAGCTCATTCCCTCGTGTTGCAACAACCACTCTTTCGCTTCAAGTCCGCCAGCATATCCTGTTAGTTTGCCATTTGCACCAATAATGCGATGACAAGGCACGATGATACTAATTGGATTTTTGCCGTTAGCAGCGCCAACCGCACGAACGGCATTTTTGTTACCTAAGCGCTCAGCTATCCAGCCATAGCTATGCGTTTCACCAAATGGTACTTGTGCCAACACCTGCCAGACTTGCTTTTGAAAGTGTGTACCATCCACATCAAGTACCACATCAAAGTGTTGGCGTTTGCCAGCAAAGTATTCAGTTAGCTGTTTTTTTGCCATTTCTGTATGCCGATTTTCCCCTTGCTCGCAGCGCGTTTTTGGAAAAAAGCCGACATATCTTAAACCATCATTGGATGCTTGTATTATCCACTCTCCAGTGGGCGAGGCTAATGTAGTTTCAATCATAATTGTTGCCATAGGTGAAAAGTTAAATAAGAACGAAAAGGAGCACACTTTTCGATATCTATTGTTTTTAAGGATTTTTCCATTGCTTTTTTGACACCCAAGTCACCGCCTAAGTAAATGTCTGGGTGACTCAATCCACGCATTTTTGCATAGTCGACAGTCCAAGGACCTATACCTTTAATATTTAACCAGTTATCAAGTTCAACATGTTCCGAACCAACATATTGCTCAGCAAAAGCTTGAATAGCGGCTTTTCGTCGCTCCGGCATTTTGAAAAAGGCGAGATCACTATCTAATATAGCCTTGGGTTTGGGGAAGTAACGCATGCCATCTTCAGCCGTTTCACCGAGTGTTTCAACCAATAAGGCAAGTAAGTTTCTCGCCGCTTGAACACTGATTTGTTGACCTAAAATAGCTCTCATTCCCGCTTCAAACTCACTCCAGATCCCGGGTAATCTGAGCCCCTCTTGTAGCGGCAAATCAGGCGCGGCTTCATGAAGATGAGACTCAATAAAACAGGTGTCCGCATCTAAATCTAACACACGTCTGATCTGTGCAATCATCGGAACTAACAAGGATAAATCGGAGAGCTCGACATCCACTTTAAAGCGATGTTTTTCAGGCTCGATAGTCGCGGTGAAGCGCCCTATTTCACCTTCTATCGTCACGGTTCGCCCATAATTTTTTTCTGTTAACCACTCGATACCTGGCACAATTCTCATTGCTAAAAACTGCTGCATTTTGTCCCAGTTGTATGGTGGTCGATAGGACAAGTAAATCGCAATGGCAGAGCCACTACCCGCGTCTTTCCTGAGTTGGCTTGGTGATAACTGATACAGCTTTTGAAATGCATCATTAAAGCGTCGCAATGAGTTAAACCCGGCGGCAAACGCGACTTGCGTGACAGGAAGGTCACTTTGCTGTAATAGCTGCTTAGCTAAGTCACATTGCTTATAAAGTGCATATTGTTTGGGGCTGGTACCAAAATATTGATTGAATACTTTATTTAAGTAACGGACCGAAATGCCTAACCTATCGGCTAAGTCTTCTGTCGAATGACGTATTAAGGCTCCCTCATCGATTAACTTTTTGGCTCTGACTGCGGTTGTTTCCGTGCCAAGCCATGCATAACTACCAGGTGCACTATCGGGACGGCAGCGAATACAAGGTCTAAAGCCTGCTTGCGCAGCATTGTGGGCAAATTGAAAATACTCTACATTCTTTTCTTTTGCAGCAGGTGCTGGACATATTGGCCGACAATAAATGCCGGTGCTCTTTACCGCAACAAAAAACAACCCATCAAATCTAGCATCGCGGCTATTTCTAGCCTGAGAACAAACCTCTGGTGTATACATGACTTTAGCTCGTACTTCGTTTTCACTCAGTCTAATAGCTATCACGACACCAAACTAGCCATTTTTGGTACTCAACCATATTTGGAGTACTCATGAAAAAAGCCCACGAGGGGCTTTCTAACCTGAGCTTCGGATAACTAATGCCTTTCTAGCAGCCAGTTTTAGCGCTAACTGCGTTGAATTCACTTCCAATAGCCCGCTATTAATGCGTAAATTCGCCTTGTTATCCCTAAAACTCTCTGGCTAGACAGAAAATCATTCAAGATAAATTTTAAAACTATATGTTAGCTCATTACTTACCCAAACCTCAGGTTAAATAACTGAGGAAAAAGTACTAACTTATTGCTTGATTATATCTTCGCTCAACTTCAGACCAATTGATGACGTTGTAAAAAGCGGCGATGTATTCTGGTCGACGATTTTGATACTTGAGGTAATAGGCGTGCTCCCACACATCTAAACCTAATATTGGGGTATGCTCCTCCATGTAAGGGCTGTCTTGGTTGAGACTACTCGTCACCGCTAATTTGCCATTTTCATCTACAACTAACCATGCCCAGCCACTGCCAAATCGACTGACAGCAGCGTTTGTAAATTCAGTTTTAAAGCTATCAAAACCGCCGAGCTCACTTTCTATCGCTTGTTTTAACGGCCCATCACATAAAGGCGCATAATTTGGAGTCATAATTTGCCAGAACAAACTATGGTTATTGTGCCCGCCGACATGTTCTTGCACTGCTTTTTGTAAGGTTTCAGGTAACGTTTTAATGTTTCTCAGCAACGTTTCGGTGTCTTTACCCTCGAACTCCGTCCCCTCTAATGCTGCGTTTGCTTTATTTATATATGTCTGATGATGCAAAGTATGATGGATCTCCATCGTTTTCGCGTCGATATGTGGTTCCAGTGCATCATATGCGTACGGTAACTCAGGTAAGGTATAAGCCATTCGACCTCCAAATGTTAATGTAAAACGCGAGAATGCAGGTGCGTTACCAGCATCGCTTCGTTAATTTGATGAATAAGCTCAGGTAAATGAGGATAGCGTTTTGCAAAATGGATCAGCTCATGCCGAGTTTTATGCAAATGATGCAAGACGATAGGCGCAAGTTCGTTGTTATATTCAAGGTAGGTTGCATGTATCTTCAGATGGATTGAGATAAGTTGCTGGCACGCTCTATTTGGTTGGTCAAGCGCAATAAAAGTGTCAGCTAGATTATGCGCGGATACCACGACAGCTGGCAAACTGTGCTCTATGGCACTCATCACGACACTGTCTTTTTGGCATAATAAAAACCCATCTAAAATACCTGTCGCAAGTGTCAATGCAACCTGATATTCGTCACGGGCACGCAGAAAAATTTGCGCTTGATATGCTTGATTACCTGAGAGTATTTTAGCTTGCCAAGGTGACAGCACTGAAGATAACGCGCAAGCTCCGCTGGCTAAGCGATTTGCACTAAGGTCCATGCGATTTTTCATATTCTACCCTTTTACCGAACTAGCTTACTTGTGCAAGCAAACCAGTATGAGCTATTGGGGCACTATACGATCACATAAACATTAATGCAAACCATTTTCATTTGTATTTATTTAATTTCTACACACTGATGTGTTACCAAAGAGTCCTCGGTTAATTCAAGTGTGGTATGCGACAATCCAAACCGCAACTGTAAACCCTCTTTTAACCGCGCTAGCGTGCTTTGGTTGCTCAAGGACGTAATTACAACTTGCGCCTCTAAAATATATTCATGCTCATTGAGCTGCCAAACATGAATATGGCTTACTGTCTTAACATTCTCTTGAGTCTCAAGATATTCCTTAACCTCTTGAATATTCATATTATCTGGTGTTGCCTGCATGAGAATTCTAATACTACTTTTACTCAGTTCAACGCCATGGTAAATCACGTACGCGGAGATCAACACAGTGGCGATAAGATCCACCACGTACCATTGATATAAAATGATTAATGTTCCAGCCACGATCACCGCAACGGAAGCCGCAGCATCAGAAACATTGTGAATAAATGCCGCACGAATATTTAGGCTGGTTTTTGCACCTGCAGAATAAGTAATAAGTGCTGTGATAACATCGATAACTAACGCTAAGGCCGCGAGCCACACCACTATCCAGCCATCAATTGGCTCTGGATTTAAAAATCGAGAAATCGCCTCGAATAGCAGATAACCCCCAACAACAATGAGTGTCGCGCTATTAATTAACGCCCCAATTATTTCAGCACGTTGATAGCCATAAGTGAGTTCAAGTGAGGCAGGCTTTCTTGCAACTTTTTGCGCGACTAACGCGATAATAAGCGCACCGGCGTCACTTAAATTATGTAGCGCATCAGCAACCAAAGAGAGACTGCCAGAGAGAATGCCACCAACGACCTGCGCGACACTCAGTAGAATATTAACAAATACGGCCCAACCGAGCTTGTTTCCATGATGATGATGTGCGTGAGACATACTCAATCCTATTTATTGATCCGAAGAAGGGGCCACTCTCAACGGCCCCCACGGGCATTACGAATTTTTAATTTGCTTTGAGAATAGTGGATAAAGTGCTGGCAATACAAACAAAGTCAGCAAGGTTGACGTTAATAATCCACCAACAATGACACTGGCAAGCGGCCTTTGAATTTCAGCGCCCACTCCTGTCGATAACAGCATGGGAATAAGTCCCAGTGCTGAGGTGATCGCAGTCATTAGTACGGGTCTAAGCCTTGAAATTGCTCCCTCAAAGACACCTGAATGAAGCGATTCTCCCGCAGCCAATCGCTGGTTTATGCTCTCAACCATCACTACACCATTAAGTACCGCGACACCGAATAAGGTGATAAACCCAACCGAGCTTGGGACCGATAGATATTGTCCTGAGATATATAAAGAAAATACCCCACCAATGACCGCAAGCGGCACATTCACTAAAATAAGCGCAGCCTGAGCCATTGAGCCAAATGCAAAGTAAAGCAAGAGTGCTATTAGCGCCAAAGATAGCGGCACCACGATTGCCAAGCGTTTTTGTGCTCGTTGCTGGTTTTCAAATTGACCACCGATTTCAACACCATAACCTGTTGGTAAGTCAACTTTACTATCAATAGCCGCGCGAATATCACTCACTACACTGCCCATATCCCGACCTTGCACATTAGCTTGGATCACCACTCGACGTTGAACGTCATCTCGTCTTACTTGCGGTGGACCAGATTGATATTCAACATTCGCAACATCAGCCAACCGGATCCACGCCCCTGAACTCGATTGTAAGCGTATTTCTTCAATGGTCTGTTTGCTTTGACGGTATTGAGGTGCCAAGCGGACATAAATATCATAGCGTTCGTTACCGTTGATGACCTGCCCCGCTTTACTGCCACCAATTCCATCTTGCACTAATGCCATAACGTCCCCGACAGCTAAACCGTAGCGAGATAACGCTTGACGTTTTGGAGTAATGATCAGCTGTGACTCACCTGCTATTTGCTCAAGTTGTACGCCCTCTGTCCCTTCAACTTGCGCCACGGCCGCTTCAATTTCCTTTCCTTTTTTTGCAAGCACAGCTAAGTCTGGGCCAAACAACTTAATCGCCAACTGCGCTTTAACACCTGAGAGTAATTCATCAACACGCGTCGCAATAGGTTGTGAAAAATTAAACAGTAAGCCGGGGTAAGCCGATAGTTTTTGTTCCATCAAAGCTTGTAATTCGTAGCGATTATTTGCGCTTTGCCACTGTGCTACTGGCGCAAGGCCAATATAGATTTCAATGTTATTTACCGGTTCAGGATCGCCACCTATCTCAGCTCTACCAATTCTGCTTAGCGCGTAGTTTACCTCAGGAAAAGTGAGCAGCATTTTTTCCATCTCAGGCGCAACATTAAGCGCGGTTTCAAGACTTGCGGAAGGTGCTAGCGTTACCCTTAGGTTGATGGTGCCTTCTTCAAGCTCCGGGACAAATTCGGTGCCAATTTTAGTGAACGTAAAACCGGCCGTCGCCATCAATAATATGACGATTGCCATCAATAACTTTTGCCTATGCAACACTCGATTTAACGTCCAGCGGTAGCCTTTTTCTAGCGCAACGAGAATAATACTCTCTCGCGCTTTAACACCATGTTTAAATAAGTAGGTCGCAAGCGCAGGGACAATGATAAGCGCTACAAATATCGCCGCAATAACAGCCAAAATAATACTGATTGCCATAGGCTGAAATAATTTAGCTTCAACTCCTTCAAAACTAAATAACGGGGTGAACACCACTAAGATAATACTGGCAGCAAAAAAGATTGGCCTTGACACTTCCTTTCCTGCGAGCTCAACAATGAGTCCTACAGAAAAGTCATCACTTTCCTTTTGCCTTGTTAGGTGTTTAAAGATGTTCTCTACCATCACCACTGAGCCGTCAACTAACATCCCTATCGCGACTGCGATACCGCCTAGCGACATTAAGTTGGCCGAGACGCCAAGCCACGCCATAACCACAAGTGCAATGGCAATTGAAATAGGAATTGAGATGAGCACCAGAAAAGTTGCTCTCAGGTTCATTAAAAACAGCGCGAGCACCACAACGATAAAAATAAATGCCAGTGCCAAGGCTTCAACGACAGTTTGTACTGCTTTGCTAATCAAGTCAGACTGATCGTAAAAAGGCTCAAACCTTACCCCTTCAGGTAGTGCTTTATTAATAAGTTCCACGCGGTTGTTAATGCTATCAATGGTTGCTTTGGTGTTTGCTCCCATTCGCTTGAGCACTATACCTGTTACGACTTCACCGAGCTGTTCCACTTCACCAGAGGCGCTTTTTCTAGACATCGTGACAGCGCCTTGACGGATTTCTCCACCAATCGATACAGTGGCAACCTGAGCCACTGTCACGACCGTGCCATCAATGGTTTTGACGGGCACGTTGGCAATCTCCTCGATCCCCTTCTCCCCACTTTGAAACCAGCCAGTTCCGCGGATCACCAACTGCTCTTGACCGCGCTCTAAATACCAGCCGCCGACATTTTGGTTATTACGCTCGATGGCACTCACCACATCTTGCTGAGTGAGTGCATAAGCCAATAGCTTATTTGGGTCGATATTGACTTGATACTGACGCACA containing:
- a CDS encoding ATP-binding protein; this encodes MNQQQPLSFLNVSDPDEQNLDESTSPWVVLIVDDEPEVHDVTKLVLTAYRFELKPLELLHAYSKKEAIDILSNRDDVALILLDVIMESEEAGLECAQYVREELGYHNVRIVLRTGQPGSVPEHEVMLRYDINDYKNKTDLTKSRLFTTLTSSLRSYRDLNRLELLTDELTKLNEGLEEKVKQRTHELESSNEALREAYNRIAEQQQALIQSEKLASVGQFAAGVAHEINNPLAYLKSNLEFVQSSLVKLYRAWQFLANNSQLSPECAKSLTELEQEYQLNWALSESDDVMAEMHSGLDRIQLIVKELSVFFESNQTQFQQVEFYSQIMDSVMINLELDGTNLSLIEFEKGERFELHCAPALLEHSIYCLIKNALESTGRMRKAIKITTKVESKTLSIDIFDCGEGIADKLLHRVFDPFYTTKASEKHVGLGLTIASNIIKSHGGELTLKSTIGKGTRATINLPLI
- a CDS encoding thymidine kinase, with product MAQLYFYYSAMNAGKSTTLLQSAFNYRERGMRPFIITAAIDNRAGVGKVASRIGLEAEAQVFESQTDVKALLMSAHSESKIDCVLVDECQFLTKSQVAELTDIVDELRIPVLCYGLRTDFRGELFEGSQYLLAWADKLIELKTICHCGRKANRVLRTDEHGKAIADGDQVVIGGNDRYVSLCRKHYKDALSA
- a CDS encoding amino acid ABC transporter substrate-binding protein, whose product is MATEIRFCYEDKHAPPFIHGAGQAVPSANPGVTIQIVQQLDEHVKEVSFTYTRKPWSRCLHELENGKVDAVVASHRASREGQMAYPKNPDGTIAQQYAINRISTCLLKSKTNKATLNLSKEIELAIPRGYAIRESMPRHFSIFETDSLEHAIALVENELLDATIGLCQIGNMPITLSSPFNHLEAVFPPLETSFGFMAFSEQFYQLHPELSWKVWRASQLINLDTLYSEYLRSQPTQMDKQ
- a CDS encoding methylated-DNA--[protein]-cysteine S-methyltransferase — encoded protein: MIETTLASPTGEWIIQASNDGLRYVGFFPKTRCEQGENRHTEMAKKQLTEYFAGKRQHFDVVLDVDGTHFQKQVWQVLAQVPFGETHSYGWIAERLGNKNAVRAVGAANGKNPISIIVPCHRIIGANGKLTGYAGGLEAKEWLLQHEGMSFKK
- a CDS encoding DNA-3-methyladenine glycosylase 2 family protein, which encodes MYTPEVCSQARNSRDARFDGLFFVAVKSTGIYCRPICPAPAAKEKNVEYFQFAHNAAQAGFRPCIRCRPDSAPGSYAWLGTETTAVRAKKLIDEGALIRHSTEDLADRLGISVRYLNKVFNQYFGTSPKQYALYKQCDLAKQLLQQSDLPVTQVAFAAGFNSLRRFNDAFQKLYQLSPSQLRKDAGSGSAIAIYLSYRPPYNWDKMQQFLAMRIVPGIEWLTEKNYGRTVTIEGEIGRFTATIEPEKHRFKVDVELSDLSLLVPMIAQIRRVLDLDADTCFIESHLHEAAPDLPLQEGLRLPGIWSEFEAGMRAILGQQISVQAARNLLALLVETLGETAEDGMRYFPKPKAILDSDLAFFKMPERRKAAIQAFAEQYVGSEHVELDNWLNIKGIGPWTVDYAKMRGLSHPDIYLGGDLGVKKAMEKSLKTIDIEKCAPFRSYLTFHLWQQL
- a CDS encoding superoxide dismutase, with translation MAYTLPELPYAYDALEPHIDAKTMEIHHTLHHQTYINKANAALEGTEFEGKDTETLLRNIKTLPETLQKAVQEHVGGHNNHSLFWQIMTPNYAPLCDGPLKQAIESELGGFDSFKTEFTNAAVSRFGSGWAWLVVDENGKLAVTSSLNQDSPYMEEHTPILGLDVWEHAYYLKYQNRRPEYIAAFYNVINWSEVERRYNQAIS
- a CDS encoding cation diffusion facilitator family transporter, with amino-acid sequence MSHAHHHHGNKLGWAVFVNILLSVAQVVGGILSGSLSLVADALHNLSDAGALIIALVAQKVARKPASLELTYGYQRAEIIGALINSATLIVVGGYLLFEAISRFLNPEPIDGWIVVWLAALALVIDVITALITYSAGAKTSLNIRAAFIHNVSDAAASVAVIVAGTLIILYQWYVVDLIATVLISAYVIYHGVELSKSSIRILMQATPDNMNIQEVKEYLETQENVKTVSHIHVWQLNEHEYILEAQVVITSLSNQSTLARLKEGLQLRFGLSHTTLELTEDSLVTHQCVEIK
- a CDS encoding efflux RND transporter permease subunit, whose product is MFNRIIDWSVNNRLLIILFLLVITATASVTIPKLNLDAFPDVTNVQVAVNTEAPGLAAEEVEQLITYPIEAVMYALPDVQQVRSISKTGLSGVTVVFKEGTDIYFARQLVFERLQAAKELIPSGVGTPEMGPNTSGLGQVFQYMLMSDPNSEYDAMALRSLNDWVVKLLIMPIDGVTDVLAFGGDVRQYQVNIDPNKLLAYALTQQDVVSAIERNNQNVGGWYLERGQEQLVIRGTGWFQSGEKGIEEIANVPVKTIDGTVVTVAQVATVSIGGEIRQGAVTMSRKSASGEVEQLGEVVTGIVLKRMGANTKATIDSINNRVELINKALPEGVRFEPFYDQSDLISKAVQTVVEALALAFIFIVVVLALFLMNLRATFLVLISIPISIAIALVVMAWLGVSANLMSLGGIAVAIGMLVDGSVVMVENIFKHLTRQKESDDFSVGLIVELAGKEVSRPIFFAASIILVVFTPLFSFEGVEAKLFQPMAISIILAVIAAIFVALIIVPALATYLFKHGVKARESIILVALEKGYRWTLNRVLHRQKLLMAIVILLMATAGFTFTKIGTEFVPELEEGTINLRVTLAPSASLETALNVAPEMEKMLLTFPEVNYALSRIGRAEIGGDPEPVNNIEIYIGLAPVAQWQSANNRYELQALMEQKLSAYPGLLFNFSQPIATRVDELLSGVKAQLAIKLFGPDLAVLAKKGKEIEAAVAQVEGTEGVQLEQIAGESQLIITPKRQALSRYGLAVGDVMALVQDGIGGSKAGQVINGNERYDIYVRLAPQYRQSKQTIEEIRLQSSSGAWIRLADVANVEYQSGPPQVRRDDVQRRVVIQANVQGRDMGSVVSDIRAAIDSKVDLPTGYGVEIGGQFENQQRAQKRLAIVVPLSLALIALLLYFAFGSMAQAALILVNVPLAVIGGVFSLYISGQYLSVPSSVGFITLFGVAVLNGVVMVESINQRLAAGESLHSGVFEGAISRLRPVLMTAITSALGLIPMLLSTGVGAEIQRPLASVIVGGLLTSTLLTLFVLPALYPLFSKQIKNS